A region of Anaeromicrobium sediminis DNA encodes the following proteins:
- the sigI gene encoding RNA polymerase sigma-I factor, with protein MARLFDFFRKDSLTKRLEKIKNGSTQEREKIIEEYIPFIIKTISNKLNKYIESENSEEYSIGIEAFNEAIDKYEPSRGSFIGFAEIVIKNRITDYLRKNSKHNKVVPISQFEEDEKDKLQKHFQMEDFTKSLTLKNEIKELEERLKPFDITFFDLVEEAPKHVDTRANGLRIAKHIANNKELKEALMRKKTLPSKKIIEELDVTAKILKRSRKFIIATVVILGSDLELLKNYIGQTLGGVQSGL; from the coding sequence TTGGCGCGCCTATTTGATTTTTTTCGTAAGGACTCCTTAACGAAAAGACTAGAAAAAATTAAAAACGGAAGTACACAGGAAAGAGAAAAAATTATTGAAGAGTATATACCCTTTATCATAAAGACCATATCTAATAAATTGAATAAATATATTGAATCAGAGAACAGTGAGGAATATAGTATAGGGATAGAAGCTTTTAATGAAGCAATTGATAAATATGAACCTTCTCGAGGAAGTTTTATAGGATTTGCAGAAATCGTTATAAAAAATAGAATTACAGATTATCTGAGGAAAAATAGCAAACATAATAAAGTAGTTCCAATAAGTCAATTTGAAGAGGATGAAAAGGACAAGCTTCAGAAACATTTTCAAATGGAAGATTTTACAAAATCCCTTACATTAAAAAATGAAATAAAAGAGCTTGAAGAAAGATTAAAACCCTTTGACATTACATTCTTTGATTTGGTAGAGGAAGCACCAAAGCATGTAGATACTAGGGCCAATGGTTTACGCATTGCTAAACATATTGCAAATAATAAAGAATTGAAAGAAGCATTAATGCGGAAAAAGACCTTGCCAAGTAAAAAAATAATTGAAGAATTAGATGTCACTGCAAAAATTTTAAAAAGAAGTAGAAAATTTATTATAGCTACAGTGGTGATATTAGGTAGTGATTTAGAACTATTAAAGAACTATATTGGACAGACTCTAGGAGGTGTACAAAGTGGTCTATAG
- a CDS encoding YeeE/YedE thiosulfate transporter family protein: MAKESKFFNKVKDNEFYKKWLKTPYTYITGAVLLSLFQIVTLATTQNPWGVSGVFANWGAWIYEGLGGSVDKWYYFSSRGAQATLDAGFLNHPGTMRNLGIIFGALLATLMASQFKIKKIKNKKQIVAAVVGGTLMGYGSRIAFGCNIGALFSGVASLSLSGWVFACAMFVGAVIGSKLLVKYFM; this comes from the coding sequence TTGGCAAAGGAAAGTAAATTTTTCAATAAAGTTAAAGATAATGAGTTTTATAAAAAATGGCTAAAGACCCCTTATACTTATATAACAGGAGCTGTACTTCTATCTTTATTTCAAATAGTTACACTAGCTACTACACAAAACCCTTGGGGTGTATCAGGTGTATTTGCCAATTGGGGAGCATGGATCTACGAAGGACTAGGTGGTAGCGTTGATAAATGGTACTATTTTAGTTCAAGGGGAGCCCAAGCAACTTTAGATGCAGGTTTTTTAAATCATCCTGGGACTATGAGAAACCTAGGTATAATATTTGGAGCATTACTTGCAACTTTAATGGCTTCTCAATTTAAGATTAAAAAGATAAAAAATAAAAAGCAGATTGTGGCTGCTGTTGTTGGTGGAACATTAATGGGATATGGTTCTAGAATTGCATTTGGATGTAATATAGGAGCCCTATTCAGTGGAGTGGCATCATTATCACTTTCAGGATGGGTATTTGCATGTGCCATGTTTGTAGGTGCAGTTATAGGAAGTAAGTTATTAGTAAAATACTTTATGTAA
- a CDS encoding anti-sigma factor domain-containing protein, whose protein sequence is MVYRGCVMKIEEDFAIILTDSMEYIKVVKKDNLDVGKRIIFVKDDIYKEKKVSYKNLGLIAAIFIMMIFSVTLINKMNIFNHVSHGAAAVVSVDINPSIEFEINKKNEVIKAVPLNNEGKELIDEDLKGKPIEEALSIIIRNAEEKEYITKEKNSVLISTTVIKDDFKEKTKELEKHIESKMKEKIELEEVNLVYVEGNKEDLKEAKKQEVSIGKYEVYKKSKEKNENKTLEQIKKMKVQDIVDEGLVESKGKTKKDKGNRKSDKKIEDNKERLKEKLKEKNISKEEFKKKNLDPTRINKVQELKKIYKDEHRKLLEENKKKKFQIMKERKKKRQEKIKEEMKKRIKERIKEFNKNKKREDEEKRKEYLESKKGMKNKKSKRDKEKDDDDDEKDDD, encoded by the coding sequence GTGGTCTATAGAGGATGTGTTATGAAAATAGAAGAAGACTTTGCAATTATTCTTACGGATAGCATGGAATATATAAAGGTTGTAAAAAAAGATAATTTAGATGTGGGAAAAAGAATTATTTTTGTGAAAGATGATATTTATAAGGAGAAAAAAGTTTCTTATAAAAATCTTGGCCTAATTGCTGCTATTTTTATAATGATGATTTTCTCTGTTACATTAATAAATAAGATGAATATATTTAATCATGTAAGTCATGGGGCTGCGGCAGTAGTTAGTGTAGATATTAATCCTAGTATAGAATTTGAAATTAATAAAAAGAATGAAGTAATAAAGGCAGTGCCTCTTAATAATGAAGGAAAGGAACTTATTGATGAAGATCTTAAGGGCAAGCCTATTGAAGAAGCCCTATCTATCATAATCAGAAATGCAGAGGAAAAGGAATATATTACAAAAGAAAAAAATTCAGTACTTATATCCACTACTGTCATAAAGGATGATTTTAAAGAAAAAACTAAAGAGTTAGAAAAGCACATTGAAAGCAAGATGAAAGAAAAGATAGAACTAGAAGAAGTAAATCTTGTATATGTGGAAGGAAATAAAGAAGATTTAAAAGAAGCTAAAAAGCAGGAAGTATCCATAGGAAAATATGAGGTTTATAAGAAATCAAAAGAAAAAAATGAAAATAAAACACTAGAACAGATTAAGAAAATGAAAGTACAAGATATAGTGGATGAAGGCCTAGTTGAATCAAAAGGAAAGACTAAGAAAGATAAAGGAAATAGGAAAAGTGATAAAAAAATAGAGGATAATAAAGAGCGATTAAAAGAGAAATTAAAAGAGAAAAATATCTCTAAAGAAGAGTTTAAAAAGAAAAATTTAGATCCTACTAGGATAAATAAAGTTCAGGAACTTAAAAAAATATATAAAGATGAACATAGAAAACTCTTAGAGGAAAATAAGAAGAAAAAATTTCAAATTATGAAAGAGAGAAAGAAAAAGAGACAAGAAAAAATTAAAGAAGAGATGAAAAAAAGAATTAAAGAAAGAATTAAAGAGTTTAATAAAAATAAGAAACGTGAAGATGAAGAAAAGAGAAAAGAATATTTAGAGTCAAAAAAAGGGATGAAAAATAAAAAGTCAAAAAGAGATAAAGAAAAAGATGATGACGATGATGAAAAAGACGACGATTAA
- a CDS encoding DUF1848 domain-containing protein, giving the protein MIISASRRTDIPAFYSDWFFNRLKEGYVYVKNPFNRRQVSEIKLNPHVVDCFVFWTKDPLPMMDRLKELKNYPYYFQFTLTPYREDIEVNMRKKKDIISTFKELSMKIGKERVIWRYDPILINENYSKEYHYEWFEKFAEELSNYTERCIISFIDPYKNTRKNAKSLKLIKLEERDMFQLANKFSNIGQRYNITIETCSEPIDLSSCGIKKGKCIDGNLISKIIGSNIDMEKDNNQREFCGCMKSIDIGQYNTCAHNCLYCYANYNYRQVNKNYKKHSVNSPLLVGKLIGDEKITSRQMKSIKVKINAVQLMLNI; this is encoded by the coding sequence ATGATTATAAGTGCGAGCAGAAGAACTGATATACCAGCTTTTTATAGTGATTGGTTTTTTAATAGACTAAAAGAGGGGTATGTCTATGTGAAAAATCCTTTCAATAGAAGGCAAGTAAGTGAAATTAAGTTAAATCCTCATGTGGTAGACTGTTTTGTATTTTGGACTAAAGATCCTCTGCCTATGATGGATAGATTAAAAGAACTAAAGAATTATCCTTATTATTTTCAATTTACATTAACTCCCTATAGGGAAGATATTGAAGTTAATATGAGAAAAAAGAAGGATATAATAAGTACCTTTAAAGAATTATCTATGAAAATAGGGAAAGAAAGGGTCATATGGAGATATGATCCCATACTTATTAATGAAAATTATAGCAAAGAGTACCATTACGAATGGTTTGAGAAATTTGCAGAGGAGCTAAGTAATTACACAGAAAGGTGTATAATAAGTTTTATTGACCCATATAAAAATACTAGGAAAAATGCAAAGTCCTTAAAGTTAATTAAGCTAGAAGAAAGGGATATGTTTCAATTGGCAAATAAATTTTCTAACATAGGACAAAGGTATAATATAACCATTGAAACTTGTTCAGAACCAATAGACTTAAGTAGCTGTGGAATTAAAAAGGGAAAATGTATAGATGGCAATTTAATAAGTAAAATAATAGGGTCAAATATAGATATGGAAAAAGATAATAATCAAAGGGAATTTTGTGGGTGTATGAAAAGTATAGATATAGGCCAGTACAATACATGTGCCCATAATTGTTTATATTGTTATGCTAACTATAATTATAGGCAAGTAAATAAAAATTATAAAAAACACTCAGTAAATTCTCCTCTGTTAGTGGGCAAATTAATAGGTGATGAGAAAATAACCAGTAGACAAATGAAGTCAATAAAAGTGAAAATTAATGCAGTTCAGTTAATGTTAAATATATAG
- a CDS encoding copper amine oxidase N-terminal domain-containing protein translates to MNKQLKKIVSISVMTAFVFASPLGIVANAEKKEGKKDWCKENKYKYNITKQLQKSRERVKKQAEKTKKMAQNHLEKARELEKNQLEKYIKNKRKLQKEDVAKRLEKIMKSDKLEEAQGLLKDLKDAEMDLKEVKEEMKKIKSEMKRLIKKIYSEKELNVLRKRAEEIAAKNPDAKVIPVENIIKKRGYFKFDTPPVIKNGRTLIPVRAITEGLGANVTWNGEERKVIVSKGDSEIIFQLKDGKVFVNGEEKTIDVPAQIMNNRTIVPLRFIAEELGLKVDYDGETGTIEIDDEDEDADEDQIVEEDEEESDEDQVVEEDEEEESDEDQVVEEDEEEESDEDQVVEEDEEEESDEDQVVEEDEEEESDEDQVVEEDEEEESDEDQVVEEDEEEESDEDQVVEEDEEEESDEDQVVEEDEEEESDEDQVVEEDEEEESDEDQVVEEDEEEESDEDQVVEEDEEEESDEDQVVEEDEEEESDEDQVVEEDEEEESDEDQVVEEDEEEESDEDQVVEEDEEEESDEDQVVEEDEEEESDEDQVVEEDEEEESDEDQVVEEDEEEESDEDQVVEEDEEEKSDEDQVIEVIEEEGVIEVVDEEDNETTDAA, encoded by the coding sequence GTGAATAAGCAGTTAAAGAAAATAGTGTCAATATCTGTTATGACAGCATTTGTTTTTGCCAGTCCACTTGGAATTGTTGCAAATGCAGAGAAAAAAGAGGGTAAAAAGGATTGGTGTAAAGAAAATAAGTATAAATACAATATTACTAAACAGTTACAAAAATCAAGAGAAAGGGTTAAAAAACAAGCTGAAAAAACAAAGAAAATGGCTCAAAATCACTTGGAAAAGGCAAGAGAACTAGAGAAAAATCAGTTAGAAAAATATATTAAAAATAAAAGAAAACTTCAAAAAGAAGATGTAGCAAAAAGATTAGAGAAAATAATGAAAAGTGATAAACTTGAAGAGGCACAAGGCTTATTAAAAGATCTTAAAGATGCAGAGATGGATTTAAAAGAAGTAAAAGAAGAAATGAAAAAGATAAAATCAGAAATGAAAAGATTAATTAAAAAGATATACTCAGAAAAAGAATTAAATGTTTTAAGAAAAAGAGCAGAGGAAATTGCAGCAAAAAATCCTGATGCTAAGGTAATTCCTGTAGAGAACATTATAAAGAAAAGAGGATACTTTAAATTTGATACACCACCTGTAATTAAGAATGGTAGAACATTAATTCCTGTAAGAGCTATTACAGAAGGTCTTGGAGCAAATGTTACATGGAATGGTGAAGAAAGAAAGGTAATAGTTAGCAAGGGAGATTCAGAAATTATTTTCCAATTAAAAGATGGAAAAGTTTTTGTTAATGGAGAAGAAAAAACTATTGATGTTCCAGCCCAAATAATGAACAATAGAACAATTGTACCTTTAAGATTTATTGCAGAAGAATTAGGATTAAAGGTAGATTATGATGGAGAAACGGGTACTATTGAAATAGATGATGAAGACGAAGATGCTGATGAAGATCAAATAGTGGAAGAAGATGAAGAAGAATCTGATGAAGACCAAGTAGTGGAAGAAGACGAAGAAGAAGAGTCTGATGAAGACCAAGTAGTGGAAGAAGACGAAGAAGAAGAGTCTGATGAAGACCAAGTAGTGGAAGAAGACGAAGAAGAAGAGTCTGATGAAGACCAAGTAGTGGAAGAAGACGAAGAAGAAGAGTCTGATGAAGACCAAGTAGTGGAAGAAGACGAAGAAGAAGAGTCTGATGAAGACCAAGTAGTGGAAGAAGACGAAGAAGAAGAGTCTGATGAAGACCAAGTAGTGGAAGAAGACGAAGAAGAAGAGTCTGATGAAGACCAAGTAGTGGAAGAAGACGAAGAAGAAGAGTCTGATGAAGACCAAGTAGTGGAAGAAGACGAAGAAGAAGAGTCTGATGAAGACCAAGTAGTGGAAGAAGACGAAGAAGAAGAGTCTGATGAAGACCAAGTAGTGGAAGAAGACGAAGAAGAAGAGTCTGATGAAGACCAAGTAGTGGAAGAAGACGAAGAAGAAGAGTCTGATGAAGACCAAGTAGTGGAAGAAGACGAAGAAGAAGAGTCTGATGAAGACCAAGTAGTGGAAGAAGACGAAGAAGAAGAGTCTGATGAAGACCAAGTAGTGGAAGAAGACGAAGAAGAAGAGTCTGATGAAGACCAAGTAGTGGAAGAAGACGAAGAAGAAGAGTCTGATGAAGACCAAGTAGTGGAAGAAGACGAAGAAGAAGAGTCTGATGAAGACCAAGTAGTGGAAGAAGACGAAGAAGAAGAGTCTGATGAAGACCAAGTAGTGGAAGAAGACGAAGAAGAGAAGTCTGATGAAGATCAAGTAATAGAAGTAATAGAAGAAGAAGGCGTAATAGAAGTAGTAGATGAAGAAGATAATGAAACTACAGATGCTGCATAA
- a CDS encoding FAD-dependent oxidoreductase: MAREKKVENYDVVVIGGGPAGLTAAIYAGRARLKTILVEKALVGGLATYTNEIENYPGFPDSPKGESITNLMKKQAEKMGVKFKLTAVKSVDLKKEEKIVETFRNIYKAKVVIIATGGRPRVTGAENEENYLFDKGISFCATCDAAANTDKHVVVIGSGDAAIEEGMFLTKFAKKVTVSVMHDEGIMDCNEIAKEAALKNEKMEFVWNTVVHSFEGDGHLDKVVLKDVKTNELIPVECDNCFEFIGYIPNTELFKDQITLNNRGYIPTNDRMETNLSGVYAVGDVRDKWLKQVATAVGDGAIAGFAAEKYIAEEEAFKDQIMQCEKPGLIYLYNAIDEASRELLAVIERIEEETKGQIAVSRVDVYKSKGIAERLSVDTFPSVVTTDNGKISNIIKENLTEKVIKESLNI; this comes from the coding sequence ATGGCAAGAGAAAAAAAGGTAGAAAATTATGATGTGGTAGTCATTGGTGGTGGACCAGCAGGTCTTACTGCTGCTATATATGCTGGAAGGGCTAGACTAAAGACAATTCTAGTTGAAAAGGCCCTTGTAGGTGGTTTAGCCACTTATACTAACGAAATTGAAAATTATCCAGGATTTCCAGATAGCCCTAAGGGGGAATCAATCACTAATCTAATGAAGAAACAAGCGGAGAAAATGGGAGTTAAATTTAAATTAACTGCTGTTAAATCTGTGGATTTGAAAAAGGAAGAAAAAATAGTTGAGACTTTTAGAAATATATATAAAGCAAAGGTAGTTATTATTGCCACAGGTGGACGTCCAAGAGTTACTGGTGCTGAAAATGAAGAAAATTATCTATTTGATAAGGGAATTTCATTTTGTGCTACTTGCGATGCAGCAGCTAACACGGATAAGCATGTTGTGGTCATAGGTTCTGGAGATGCAGCTATTGAAGAGGGCATGTTCTTAACTAAGTTTGCAAAGAAGGTTACTGTTTCTGTTATGCATGATGAAGGAATTATGGATTGTAATGAGATCGCTAAAGAAGCAGCCCTTAAGAATGAAAAGATGGAGTTCGTATGGAATACGGTAGTTCATAGTTTTGAAGGTGATGGACACTTAGATAAAGTAGTTCTTAAGGATGTTAAAACTAATGAACTAATACCTGTAGAGTGTGACAATTGCTTTGAGTTCATAGGATATATTCCTAATACGGAATTGTTTAAAGATCAGATAACTCTTAATAACAGAGGATATATACCTACTAATGACAGGATGGAAACAAACCTAAGTGGAGTGTATGCAGTAGGTGATGTGAGAGATAAATGGCTAAAACAAGTGGCCACAGCCGTTGGTGATGGAGCCATAGCTGGATTTGCTGCAGAAAAATATATAGCAGAAGAAGAAGCATTTAAAGATCAAATAATGCAATGTGAAAAACCAGGACTTATATATCTATATAATGCGATAGACGAAGCTTCTAGAGAATTATTAGCAGTGATTGAAAGAATAGAAGAAGAAACTAAAGGACAGATAGCTGTCTCAAGAGTTGATGTATATAAGTCAAAGGGAATTGCAGAGAGATTATCTGTTGATACTTTCCCAAGTGTGGTTACAACAGATAATGGTAAAATATCAAATATAATTAAAGAGAATCTAACGGAAAAAGTAATAAAGGAATCTTTAAATATATAG
- a CDS encoding sigma 54-interacting transcriptional regulator: protein MKKSITLIAGSEQTRSALVKQLKEYLSDRIFINSYATEAGIDEIIRDDLVILSSEAVKNDLLELKLLDTTCEIVTAQRTVSYDFIDKIVLLSPDTEVLLVNDDPESTYESIEILKRIGIDYLKYIPYYPGIKESFKKVNIAITPGEVDKVPGFVEEIYDIGTRIMDFTTITKILSRLDILNEKAGIFSQKYLEKIINVAKRLAKSRNEILELNNHLHLVMDGLNDGLLVYSKNGNVSVLNENLKKLLKLGYRKAIGKSVNNVIYNKNLLSFLMDKNICEGKIFNINGVEVFVNKLYLIQDDSVIAVFKGVKETIETNEKLRRELINKGFYAKYTFEDIVGESESIKRVKAIAKKLAISGLTILIEGESGTGKELFASAIHRESKIRKGPFLAVNFSALPDELIESELFGYEEGAFTGAKKGGKAGLFEQADGGTIFLDEIGDISLKVQARLLRVLQEKEVMRIGGTEIKPINVRIIAATNKDLVKMVREKKFREDLYYRLKMGYIQLPPLRERKMDISNLMDYFIEVGTTEDIKISHDAMNQLLKYDWHGNVRELKNTLTYMLAVREGKYLTLKDIPDKGFFHDIIHNENNGESKNIDIHLNEEQIYILQQIDIFSRKGQIVGREKLSEGTIGTKYEMTKYQMRNRLEQLEKMGLIIKNKGKHGTRLSPKGEVLLKGLMVHNGV, encoded by the coding sequence ATGAAAAAAAGTATTACCCTTATAGCTGGTTCAGAGCAGACTAGGAGCGCATTAGTGAAACAGTTAAAGGAGTATTTATCGGATAGGATTTTCATAAATAGCTATGCCACAGAAGCAGGAATAGATGAAATAATAAGGGACGATTTAGTCATATTATCTAGTGAAGCCGTAAAAAATGATTTGTTAGAGTTAAAACTATTGGATACTACCTGTGAAATAGTCACTGCTCAGAGAACTGTAAGTTATGATTTTATTGATAAAATTGTCTTACTTTCCCCTGATACAGAGGTACTTTTAGTTAATGATGACCCAGAATCAACCTATGAAAGTATTGAAATATTAAAGAGGATAGGAATTGACTACTTAAAATATATTCCCTATTATCCAGGCATAAAAGAATCTTTTAAAAAAGTTAATATTGCCATAACCCCAGGGGAAGTAGACAAGGTGCCTGGCTTTGTGGAAGAAATATATGATATAGGAACAAGAATTATGGATTTTACAACAATAACAAAAATATTGAGTAGACTAGATATCCTTAATGAAAAAGCTGGCATATTTTCACAGAAATATCTTGAAAAGATTATTAATGTGGCAAAGAGACTAGCAAAGTCAAGGAATGAAATATTAGAATTGAATAATCATTTACATTTGGTTATGGACGGACTTAATGATGGATTGCTTGTTTATAGTAAAAATGGAAATGTGAGCGTTCTTAATGAAAATTTGAAGAAGCTACTAAAGTTAGGTTATAGGAAAGCAATAGGAAAAAGTGTTAACAATGTAATTTACAATAAAAATCTACTCTCCTTTTTAATGGATAAAAACATATGTGAAGGAAAGATTTTCAATATTAATGGGGTAGAAGTTTTCGTAAACAAATTGTATCTCATTCAAGATGATTCTGTCATTGCAGTTTTTAAGGGTGTAAAAGAAACAATTGAGACTAATGAAAAACTGAGAAGAGAACTGATTAATAAAGGCTTTTATGCAAAATATACCTTTGAGGATATTGTTGGAGAGAGTGAGTCTATAAAAAGAGTAAAAGCAATTGCAAAAAAACTGGCTATAAGTGGTTTGACCATACTGATTGAAGGGGAAAGCGGAACGGGTAAAGAGCTATTTGCCAGTGCTATTCATAGGGAATCAAAAATAAGAAAAGGACCTTTTTTAGCAGTTAATTTTAGTGCCCTACCAGACGAGTTGATTGAAAGTGAGCTTTTTGGATATGAAGAGGGGGCCTTTACTGGAGCCAAAAAAGGAGGAAAAGCTGGTCTATTTGAACAGGCTGATGGAGGAACTATATTCTTAGATGAAATTGGGGATATATCATTAAAAGTACAAGCAAGACTACTTAGGGTCCTTCAAGAAAAGGAAGTAATGAGAATTGGTGGAACAGAAATCAAGCCTATCAATGTTAGGATCATTGCAGCAACCAACAAGGATTTGGTTAAAATGGTAAGGGAGAAAAAATTTAGAGAAGATTTATATTATAGATTGAAAATGGGATATATTCAATTACCTCCTTTGAGGGAGAGGAAAATGGATATTTCAAATTTAATGGACTATTTTATAGAAGTTGGAACCACAGAAGATATAAAAATATCTCATGATGCAATGAATCAATTATTAAAGTATGATTGGCATGGGAATGTGAGAGAATTGAAAAATACATTGACTTATATGCTAGCCGTTAGAGAAGGAAAATATCTAACTTTGAAAGACATACCGGATAAAGGATTTTTTCATGACATAATTCATAATGAAAATAATGGAGAGAGTAAAAATATAGATATCCATTTAAATGAAGAACAAATATATATATTACAACAGATAGATATATTTAGTAGAAAGGGCCAAATAGTAGGGCGAGAGAAATTGAGTGAAGGAACAATTGGAACGAAATATGAAATGACAAAATATCAGATGCGCAATAGACTAGAACAATTAGAGAAAATGGGATTAATCATTAAAAATAAAGGAAAACATGGAACAAGATTAAGTCCTAAAGGAGAAGTATTATTAAAGGGGTTAATGGTTCATAATGGCGTTTAA
- a CDS encoding YaaA family protein, translating to MKIIISPSKTQDFTNKNNENSYIPTFQEKADELVRKIKTFTKDEMAKKLKLKGKILEETYEKYENHEKLETNKAILAYTGQVFKQLDMYNYSKDEYEFLQKHVYILSALYGVLSPFDEIKPYRLDMKMNVCPNKTLYSYWQKEINNIFKDEKCIINLASNEFSKMIKKDMITIEFKEEISHGKYKTIGTYSKKARGSMLDYIIKNKIENMELLKEFKEDNYSFNESMSDNNTYVFTR from the coding sequence ATGAAAATAATTATATCACCAAGTAAAACACAGGATTTTACTAATAAAAACAATGAAAATTCATATATACCAACATTTCAAGAAAAGGCAGATGAATTAGTTAGGAAGATAAAGACTTTTACTAAGGATGAAATGGCAAAAAAACTAAAATTAAAAGGAAAAATATTAGAAGAAACCTATGAAAAGTATGAAAATCATGAAAAGCTAGAAACTAATAAAGCTATTTTAGCCTATACAGGACAAGTTTTTAAACAATTAGATATGTACAATTATTCTAAGGATGAATATGAGTTTTTACAAAAGCATGTGTATATATTATCTGCTCTCTATGGAGTATTAAGTCCATTTGATGAAATAAAACCATATCGTTTAGATATGAAGATGAATGTATGTCCTAATAAAACCTTATATTCCTATTGGCAAAAGGAAATAAATAATATATTTAAAGATGAGAAGTGTATAATTAACCTGGCTTCAAATGAATTTAGTAAGATGATTAAGAAAGATATGATTACTATTGAATTTAAGGAAGAGATTTCTCATGGTAAATATAAAACTATAGGAACATATAGCAAAAAGGCTAGGGGAAGCATGTTAGATTACATTATAAAAAATAAAATAGAAAATATGGAGTTATTAAAAGAATTTAAAGAAGATAACTACAGTTTCAATGAAAGTATGTCAGATAATAATACTTATGTATTTACAAGATAA
- the iadA gene encoding beta-aspartyl-peptidase, protein MLKLIKNGEVYTPDYIGKKDILITGDKIGYILDNIHMPESFVYVEIIDATGKIVVPGFIDAHVHICGGGGEGSFRTRTPEIQLTDITTGGVTTVVGCLGTDGTTRTMTNLLAKARALEEEGISTYAYTGSYQVPIRTVTGNLQDDIILIDKIIGVGEIALSDHRSSQPTVEDIAKLAAQARVGGILSGKGGVVNIHMGDGHRELQFLEEIIEKTEIPIRQFIPTHMNRNESIFNRGIGYAKKGGIVDFTTSTTKKDLEEGETKCSKGLKIMLDEGVSIKNITFTSDGQGSLPNFNEKGQFIGLNIGKVTSLYGEVRDAIIDEGIDISTALKVITANPADLLNLTQKGYIKEGKDGDLVLLNKDNLEIDTVIAMGKVMILNGEILVKGTFEK, encoded by the coding sequence ATGTTGAAGCTAATAAAAAATGGAGAAGTATATACACCTGATTATATAGGGAAAAAAGATATTCTTATAACAGGAGATAAGATTGGTTATATCTTAGATAATATTCATATGCCTGAAAGTTTTGTTTATGTTGAAATAATTGATGCCACTGGGAAAATTGTAGTACCTGGATTTATAGATGCTCATGTTCATATTTGTGGTGGCGGAGGAGAAGGTAGCTTTAGAACAAGAACACCAGAGATTCAGCTAACGGATATTACTACAGGAGGTGTTACAACTGTAGTTGGATGTTTAGGAACAGATGGAACAACAAGAACTATGACAAATCTATTGGCAAAAGCAAGGGCATTAGAAGAAGAAGGTATTAGTACTTATGCATATACAGGTTCTTATCAGGTGCCTATTAGAACAGTCACTGGAAATCTTCAAGACGATATTATCCTTATAGATAAAATAATTGGTGTTGGAGAGATTGCTCTGTCAGACCATCGTTCTTCACAGCCTACTGTTGAAGATATTGCAAAGCTTGCTGCTCAAGCAAGAGTAGGCGGTATATTATCTGGAAAAGGAGGGGTTGTAAATATTCACATGGGAGATGGCCATAGAGAGCTTCAATTTTTAGAAGAAATCATTGAAAAGACAGAGATACCAATAAGACAATTCATACCAACTCATATGAATAGGAATGAATCTATTTTCAATAGGGGAATTGGATATGCAAAAAAAGGTGGGATAGTAGATTTTACTACAAGTACTACGAAGAAAGATTTAGAAGAAGGGGAAACTAAGTGTAGTAAGGGTTTAAAGATTATGCTAGATGAAGGTGTTTCTATAAAAAATATAACCTTTACTTCTGATGGACAAGGAAGTCTTCCTAATTTCAATGAAAAGGGTCAATTTATAGGCTTAAATATAGGAAAGGTCACATCCCTATATGGAGAAGTTAGAGATGCTATAATTGATGAAGGAATAGATATATCTACTGCACTTAAAGTTATTACTGCAAATCCTGCTGATCTATTAAATTTAACGCAAAAGGGTTATATAAAAGAAGGCAAAGATGGAGATTTGGTCTTATTGAATAAAGATAATTTAGAGATAGACACGGTGATTGCCATGGGGAAAGTAATGATTCTAAATGGAGAGATTTTAGTGAAAGGAACCTTTGAAAAGTAA
- a CDS encoding sulfurtransferase TusA family protein yields MNEHVLDCFGEACPVPLVKAQNKMKEIELDDILVLQIDHSCAMKNIPEWARKEGYNVEVEEIDDGEWEIIIEKNK; encoded by the coding sequence ATGAATGAGCATGTTTTAGATTGTTTTGGAGAAGCTTGTCCAGTACCTTTAGTAAAGGCACAAAATAAAATGAAAGAAATTGAATTAGATGATATCTTAGTACTTCAAATAGATCATAGCTGCGCTATGAAAAATATACCTGAGTGGGCTAGAAAAGAAGGATATAACGTAGAAGTGGAAGAAATCGACGATGGTGAATGGGAAATAATTATAGAGAAAAATAAGTAA